The Moorena producens PAL-8-15-08-1 genomic interval TTTTTAATAAAACAGGTAAGCATTCGTTTAATCTCTGTTACGTCTGCTGCCAGGGATTCATAGTCTTGGGCTTTGAGTAAGTTAAGATCGTGAGCCAGTAACAGGTGATATTCAAGTTCACTGGCTGAACCCATAGCAATTTGAAGAAAACGGGCTAGTTCGGCTTTTCCGGTTCTACCACATCCCTCGGCAATATTGGCAGGGATTGAAGCGCAAGAGCGGCGGATTTGGCTTGTCAACCCATACAGTTCTTCCTTGGGAAATACTTGGGTTGCCCTATAGACAGATAACGTAAGCTTATGGGCTTTTCCCCAGACTTTCAATTCTCTAAAATCTCTCAATATTATATTCTCCCCTTTGTGCATCAGCTGATAGCTGATATAGCAATCCTAAATCATTTTTAAAATCAGCCAAAGCTGGAATCGTTGCTGGGCAAGGGTTATAGCTATCACTTTAGCCAATATATTTCACGAATCATTTAGGACTGCTATAACTGATAACTGATAGCTGACCACTGACCACTGACTGCTGATGGCTTACATTCATTGTTCTTCATCTGACTGCTCTGACGGAGGCAAAAGTAGAGGATTCCCTTGATATTTTGCTGCTTTATCCGTAGGTAAACGACGTACTAAGTCAAATTGGATTAACTTATCTAAAATCGGTAAAACTTGACTAAACTGTTGAGTTTTAAGACGCTTGAGGTCATCCATGGTTACGTTTTCATCGGATAGCACTCCTTTTTCTAATACTAAGTCAAGGACATAATAATCTTCAGGAGTTAATTCTGACTGACCGCGCAGTTTCTGACTGACATACTCTAAACCTTGCTGAAAGACGTCTGGTGTAATCTTTTCTGCTTGTAAATCCGCTGCTTTCAGCAATACATAATTAGCAATGCGATTAAACCAACGGGGTATACCCTGGGAATGTGCGCACAGATTTCTAGCAGTTTCGAGAGT includes:
- a CDS encoding four helix bundle protein — encoded protein: MRDFRELKVWGKAHKLTLSVYRATQVFPKEELYGLTSQIRRSCASIPANIAEGCGRTGKAELARFLQIAMGSASELEYHLLLAHDLNLLKAQDYESLAADVTEIKRMLTCFIKKLKADS